A genomic region of Borrelia duttonii Ly contains the following coding sequences:
- a CDS encoding BTA121 domain-containing protein surface lipoprotein: MVKGKKFNLLLILFVNAMIILILIIGCNLKSPRHDVVLYKKSLEEVFVDKELEEVDIPLETGVDFALYDKQLNELLNTFEMDESEKEFVFLIKEAVTNSDMTSDTNKTWSQDDFRDILKNLGVASVRKLIGPKSNFSAFSRVRAAIKSVKSVYALEKLRSQLDNYKLPYFIDLRKAFNAFVNDNEIYNGSIVGDHTFNFDTLYNEARYILIFESCYEKLPSERQRMIDDMRKILTDADIGRTEGYRTYDNYEFDVLFGKLGSTTIKDIVEIFLKNLQIIETAQINIDLIHMSDRRGILQQKLNAYKSNCHLTIKKVFNSDIVDDIYSKFKSMSITESNSNSNVAVYDLFNSLSNYAVYINAYRFVYRMCKPQYRNAIDYLKGILTQSNGVDSYKRYEVYEFEALFGNANFDFQSFLDAHIDTLKERDEISDFVEGIRDVSKKEAVQKDFDVLVRNYPKYLRELFHNFDPVFILVKNINHNYAERFVNFKFNITHLEFVKKVQEKLSVKEHEMFMEISAIITNPHIGVAEGYKTYKDYEVYSLFGDDRFEIVKSINMHLQFSDLQKEVEIEINKIDNEDQKQYFKGQFDKLVLEYKVHLKGLFHMINADNIPPVLKIDNSFVSRLNNMLDRIKRMFPSKLI; the protein is encoded by the coding sequence ATGGTTAAAGGAAAGAAATTTAATTTATTATTGATATTGTTTGTTAATGCCATGATTATATTGATATTAATAATAGGTTGTAATTTAAAATCTCCACGACATGATGTTGTGCTTTACAAAAAATCACTTGAAGAAGTATTTGTGGACAAAGAGCTTGAAGAAGTAGACATTCCTTTGGAAACAGGTGTTGATTTTGCTTTGTATGATAAGCAACTCAATGAGCTCTTAAATACGTTTGAAATGGATGAATCGGAAAAGGAATTTGTTTTTTTGATAAAAGAAGCTGTAACTAATTCTGATATGACTTCTGACACTAACAAGACATGGAGTCAAGATGATTTTCGTGATATTTTAAAAAATTTGGGAGTAGCAAGTGTGCGCAAATTAATAGGACCCAAGTCAAATTTTAGTGCTTTCTCTAGAGTTAGAGCAGCTATTAAGTCTGTAAAGAGTGTTTATGCTTTAGAAAAATTACGATCTCAGTTGGATAATTATAAGCTTCCCTATTTTATTGATTTGAGAAAAGCTTTTAATGCATTTGTTAATGATAATGAAATATACAATGGTAGTATAGTTGGTGATCATACTTTTAATTTTGATACCCTTTATAATGAAGCCAGATATATTTTAATTTTTGAATCTTGTTATGAGAAATTGCCTAGTGAGAGGCAAAGAATGATTGATGATATGCGTAAAATACTAACTGATGCTGATATTGGTCGTACTGAGGGTTATAGGACATATGATAATTATGAATTTGATGTTTTATTTGGAAAATTGGGTAGCACTACAATTAAAGATATTGTAGAAATATTTTTGAAAAATTTACAAATAATTGAAACTGCTCAAATTAACATTGACCTTATTCATATGTCAGATAGAAGAGGTATTTTACAACAAAAGTTGAATGCTTATAAATCTAATTGTCATTTAACTATTAAAAAGGTATTTAATTCGGATATTGTTGATGATATTTATTCTAAATTTAAATCTATGTCTATTACTGAGTCTAATTCTAATTCTAATGTTGCAGTATATGATTTGTTTAATTCACTTAGTAACTATGCTGTTTATATTAATGCCTATAGGTTTGTGTATCGTATGTGTAAACCTCAGTATCGTAATGCCATTGATTATCTGAAAGGTATATTAACTCAGTCAAATGGTGTTGATTCTTATAAAAGATATGAAGTTTATGAGTTTGAAGCTTTATTTGGTAATGCAAACTTTGATTTTCAATCTTTTTTAGATGCTCATATTGATACTTTGAAAGAGAGAGATGAAATTAGTGACTTTGTTGAGGGTATTAGAGATGTATCTAAAAAAGAGGCAGTACAGAAAGATTTTGATGTTCTTGTGAGAAATTATCCAAAATACTTGCGAGAGTTATTTCATAACTTTGATCCTGTCTTTATTCTTGTTAAGAATATAAATCATAACTATGCAGAACGTTTTGTTAACTTTAAATTTAATATTACTCATTTGGAATTTGTAAAAAAAGTGCAAGAAAAATTATCAGTAAAGGAACATGAAATGTTTATGGAAATTTCAGCTATAATTACTAATCCTCATATTGGTGTTGCTGAAGGTTATAAAACATATAAAGATTATGAGGTTTATAGTTTATTTGGTGATGATCGTTTTGAGATTGTTAAATCTATAAATATGCATTTGCAGTTTAGTGATTTACAAAAAGAAGTTGAAATAGAAATTAATAAAATTGATAATGAAGATCAAAAGCAGTATTTTAAAGGGCAGTTTGATAAGCTTGTATTAGAGTATAAAGTTCATTTAAAGGGGTTGTTTCATATGATTAATGCTGATAATATACCCCCTGTACTTAAAATTGATAATTCATTTGTAAGTAGACTTAATAATATGCTAGATAGAATTAAAAGGATGTTTCCCTCCAAATTAATATAA
- a CDS encoding BTA121 domain-containing protein surface lipoprotein, producing MFRVRKGFLLFFLFIVVISCDLESTKSIDKSKHFGKMKSVKRVETIDKVKHFARVGRFDNVEHFDKVKQDIESSVSFVELSANGKVDVLDWNLPLVKLLSEFGMSSGDKEFIKFILHLESIMTSPNIEISEYNETYTKDEFYNLLKNLGADNIRKLSVFIEVWKAYNEMISYFRVVNPKIKFDDVLFELKSNFCVAVFSYFQFLKRSFNEFVVVKDKDKVFSPNLIVAYIYELSSVSVEILYMRAFDRCYDKLCEDDRDAILCVRDLLLQDMLMDPSVFNFKDYKIYDDYEFYRILGKLGADRMVKVAGIFADLNKKMDLLFDSINAFDGYIAAEKDDKRKENFRNAKSEFLYSFHRDVKLVYFFNIKSVFNSDDIDDIYSSIMKLSTSFSTYMEGLEDRIWYFLKDMGIV from the coding sequence GTGTTTAGAGTAAGAAAAGGTTTCTTGTTGTTTTTTTTATTTATCGTTGTTATAAGTTGTGATTTAGAATCCACAAAAAGTATTGATAAATCAAAACATTTTGGCAAAATGAAAAGTGTTAAAAGAGTGGAAACTATTGATAAAGTAAAACATTTTGCTAGAGTGGGACGTTTTGATAATGTAGAACATTTTGATAAAGTAAAACAAGATATTGAGTCAAGTGTGTCTTTTGTAGAACTTTCTGCTAATGGCAAAGTTGATGTTTTAGATTGGAATTTGCCACTTGTTAAGCTTTTAAGTGAATTTGGAATGTCTTCAGGTGATAAAGAGTTCATAAAGTTTATTTTGCATCTAGAGAGTATTATGACTTCTCCTAATATAGAGATTTCTGAATATAATGAGACATATACAAAAGATGAATTTTATAATCTCTTAAAAAATTTGGGTGCTGATAATATTCGCAAATTGTCAGTATTTATTGAAGTTTGGAAAGCTTACAACGAAATGATATCTTATTTTAGAGTTGTTAATCCAAAGATTAAGTTTGATGATGTACTGTTTGAATTAAAATCCAATTTTTGTGTTGCAGTTTTTAGTTATTTTCAATTTTTAAAGAGAAGTTTCAATGAATTTGTTGTTGTTAAAGATAAAGATAAGGTTTTTAGTCCTAATTTAATTGTAGCGTATATTTATGAACTGAGTAGTGTTTCAGTAGAGATTTTGTATATGAGAGCTTTTGATCGTTGTTATGACAAACTGTGCGAAGATGATAGAGATGCAATTCTTTGTGTTAGAGATTTACTGCTACAAGATATGCTAATGGATCCTAGTGTTTTTAATTTTAAAGATTATAAGATATATGATGATTATGAATTTTATCGTATATTAGGTAAGCTTGGTGCTGATAGGATGGTGAAAGTGGCAGGGATTTTTGCAGATTTAAATAAAAAAATGGACTTGCTATTTGATTCAATTAATGCTTTTGATGGTTATATAGCCGCAGAGAAAGATGATAAGAGGAAAGAGAATTTTCGAAATGCTAAAAGTGAGTTTTTGTATTCATTTCATCGTGATGTAAAATTAGTATATTTTTTTAATATTAAAAGTGTGTTTAATTCTGATGATATTGATGATATATATTCTAGTATTATGAAACTTTCTACCTCTTTTAGTACTTATATGGAAGGACTTGAAGATAGGATATGGTATTTTCTTAAAGATATGGGTATTGTATAG
- a CDS encoding RNA-guided endonuclease InsQ/TnpB family protein produces the protein MSVNKAYKYRIYPNANQKKYFSKVFACVRFLYNKMLSDKKDYYEKNKKSLSVNPSNYKNEFPFLKEVDSLALCNAQLDLNSAYSNFFREIKKVNRTQGFPKYKSKKNRQTFRTNNQKNSIRIENDYIKLPKIGFVKLALHRKIKSNEVIKNVVVEKDTDDKYYISVAVECLDVKNNDKTKCNKKEIVSIDMSMRHFLVSSGGEKINHPKCLLKNERKLKKCQRKLSKKQKGSRNRAKSRLRVAKLHRKISNQRKDFLHKLSYYFVANYKNIVIESLSIKSMQKGMFGKSVNDLGWHEFVRQLSYKSEWCGAYLHKVDRYFPSSKLCNNCGIKNTTLKLSDIRWSCRSCNTLHDRDINAALNLKACYYKEIKTKAGTA, from the coding sequence ATGAGTGTTAATAAAGCTTATAAGTACAGAATATATCCCAACGCCAATCAAAAGAAATATTTTTCAAAAGTATTTGCATGTGTAAGATTTTTGTATAACAAAATGTTAAGTGATAAGAAAGATTATTATGAAAAAAATAAGAAAAGTCTTAGTGTTAATCCAAGTAATTATAAAAATGAATTTCCATTCTTAAAGGAAGTTGATAGTTTGGCTCTTTGCAATGCCCAACTTGACTTAAATTCTGCATATAGTAATTTTTTTAGAGAAATTAAAAAAGTAAATAGAACGCAAGGATTTCCTAAATATAAAAGTAAGAAAAATAGGCAAACCTTTAGAACTAATAATCAAAAAAACTCAATAAGAATAGAAAATGATTATATAAAGCTACCTAAAATAGGATTTGTAAAGTTGGCTCTACATAGGAAAATTAAAAGCAATGAAGTTATTAAAAATGTAGTAGTAGAAAAAGATACTGATGATAAATATTACATTTCAGTAGCAGTTGAGTGCTTAGATGTTAAAAATAACGATAAAACTAAATGCAATAAAAAAGAGATAGTTAGTATTGATATGAGCATGAGGCATTTTTTAGTAAGTAGTGGGGGTGAGAAAATCAATCATCCCAAATGTTTACTAAAAAATGAACGTAAACTTAAGAAATGCCAAAGAAAACTATCAAAAAAACAAAAGGGCTCTAGAAATAGAGCTAAGTCTAGATTAAGAGTTGCCAAGTTGCATAGGAAAATTTCAAATCAAAGAAAAGATTTTCTACATAAATTATCTTATTATTTTGTAGCTAATTATAAAAATATAGTAATAGAAAGCCTATCAATTAAAAGTATGCAAAAAGGAATGTTTGGCAAAAGTGTTAATGATTTGGGATGGCATGAGTTTGTAAGACAATTATCATATAAATCAGAGTGGTGCGGAGCCTATTTACATAAAGTTGATAGATATTTTCCATCAAGCAAGCTATGCAACAATTGTGGTATTAAAAATACAACTCTAAAATTAAGTGATATTAGGTGGAGTTGTAGGAGTTGTAACACTTTGCACGATAGAGATATAAATGCAGCTCTCAATCTTAAAGCTTGTTATTATAAGGAAATAAAAACTAAGGCAGGAACTGCCTGA
- a CDS encoding BTA121 domain-containing protein surface lipoprotein, whose translation MVKERGFILLLFLILIIGCNFKSIKNGEMYKQGLSKKISFEDRIGFVNFIFDDLNEFKISSENQEFVMCLERVVGDPDIMVSKTDRTYTKDEFYHLLKNMNRDDIDKIMEFNVIYKDLKKVEKMIFDLKWYKLRDNLNFNFQNYKNIYFLSLKRIFGMFSAGKNIIHPNDTLEHHSLILNKFVKDVENIKFFDSCFVELCDNEKRVIYYMCNVMSNMSLAFDKPVLHCGYEFYSMLGNFGSNGIKNIIKIHLDIIDKIFEIEKLYSDYLYDNIMDQKETFAFRNAKYSLRRTFNTMKTTYDLSLKIIFNNKDINAIYNSLVNFNIVAFSHLDQLKADIFVFIDNFKLQFDVK comes from the coding sequence GTGGTTAAAGAAAGAGGTTTTATTTTATTATTATTTTTAATATTAATAATAGGTTGTAATTTTAAATCTATCAAAAATGGTGAAATGTATAAACAAGGTTTGTCCAAGAAGATTTCTTTTGAAGATAGAATAGGTTTTGTAAATTTTATTTTTGATGATTTAAATGAATTTAAAATATCTAGTGAAAATCAGGAATTTGTTATGTGTTTGGAGAGAGTTGTAGGAGATCCTGATATAATGGTTTCTAAGACAGATAGAACATATACAAAAGATGAATTTTATCATTTATTAAAAAATATGAATAGAGATGATATTGACAAAATTATGGAATTTAATGTGATTTATAAGGATTTAAAGAAAGTTGAAAAAATGATTTTTGATCTTAAATGGTATAAGTTAAGAGATAATTTGAATTTTAATTTTCAAAATTATAAAAATATTTATTTTTTATCTTTAAAGAGAATCTTTGGCATGTTTAGTGCTGGTAAAAATATAATTCATCCTAATGATACGCTTGAGCATCATTCTTTGATTTTGAATAAATTTGTTAAAGATGTAGAGAATATTAAATTTTTTGATTCTTGTTTTGTAGAGTTGTGTGATAATGAGAAAAGAGTTATTTATTATATGTGTAATGTTATGAGCAATATGAGTCTTGCTTTTGATAAGCCTGTTTTACATTGTGGTTATGAGTTTTATTCAATGTTAGGAAACTTTGGTAGTAATGGGATTAAAAATATAATAAAAATCCATTTAGATATTATTGACAAGATATTTGAAATTGAAAAATTATATTCTGATTATCTTTATGATAACATTATGGATCAAAAAGAGACATTTGCTTTTCGAAATGCAAAATATTCTTTGCGTAGAACATTTAATACCATGAAAACTACATATGATTTATCTTTAAAGATTATTTTTAATAATAAAGACATTAATGCCATATATAATAGTCTTGTAAATTTTAATATTGTTGCTTTCAGTCATTTAGATCAACTTAAAGCTGATATTTTTGTTTTTATTGATAATTTTAAATTACAGTTTGATGTAAAATAG
- a CDS encoding BTA121 domain-containing protein surface lipoprotein yields MNEKKSCDVLFLLLLFFLIFGGCGVDTQKKQGLATDSGVYIPSKVVAKQPDTNFTSLTRFEQSVASPTTENREHKPVNYEGREEDLKPDDSEAFGITCDDSSISTLKDKVVEVKESPEKEEARFFSLINRFGLSDDEKMFIGIIKKFVTDVNVGLNMGYKTYSNSEFYNLLEKLGATFVKRIVKSLKPTFIVLNNAQIAFDKLKESNKNHFQMTFNMAYNGFARDLKSMFNKPCFADIYNSSLQYNNPYSVQFISLKRHFDYMNGDEK; encoded by the coding sequence ATGAATGAGAAGAAAAGTTGTGATGTATTGTTTTTATTATTATTATTTTTTTTAATATTTGGGGGTTGTGGAGTAGATACTCAAAAAAAGCAAGGTTTGGCAACTGATAGTGGGGTATATATTCCTAGTAAAGTTGTTGCAAAACAACCGGATACTAATTTTACATCCTTAACTAGATTTGAGCAATCAGTAGCTTCCCCGACAACAGAAAATAGGGAGCACAAACCTGTGAATTATGAAGGAAGAGAAGAAGATTTGAAACCCGATGATTCTGAGGCTTTTGGAATAACATGTGACGATAGTTCAATTTCTACATTAAAAGATAAAGTTGTGGAAGTTAAAGAATCTCCAGAAAAAGAGGAAGCAAGGTTTTTTTCTTTGATCAATAGATTTGGTTTGTCTGATGATGAGAAAATGTTTATTGGAATTATAAAAAAATTTGTAACCGATGTTAATGTTGGATTAAATATGGGTTATAAGACATATAGCAATAGTGAATTTTATAATTTGTTAGAAAAGCTGGGTGCAACTTTTGTGAAAAGGATTGTTAAATCCTTAAAACCAACTTTTATTGTATTAAATAATGCTCAGATTGCTTTTGATAAGCTTAAAGAGAGTAATAAAAATCATTTTCAAATGACTTTTAATATGGCATATAATGGATTTGCAAGGGATTTGAAGAGTATGTTTAATAAGCCTTGTTTTGCAGATATATATAATAGTTCTTTGCAGTATAATAATCCTTATAGTGTTCAATTTATTTCTCTTAAAAGGCATTTTGATTATATGAATGGTGATGAGAAATGA
- a CDS encoding BTA121 domain-containing protein surface lipoprotein produces the protein MFGEKICVLLVSLVLIISCNLKSSDLAKDGKGLENSFGKSVVVGPLYEVNRFVDEPFSPRVEYDTPAVRKGVEEMGMGIDIGDMDVELDNLLTRLNIQKEDRDVFVYLKKVLCDPTITDDQGVYKTYTVSEFHDLLDSWGAGQVSVIRSKLIRVFTSLKASRVLIGDCRNNILKQGLLNRLMFVKKEYERYLKKVFDSSDFSIIKVSLEYHNPYYGKFELIEIDASNFKDLTDVRDRYSAFVDDDQKGIQEIRNILTSANIARGQNLKTYSDDEFDILFSSWSNYQLKRVVRMHLGYMRRARDVKVQIGYFDNMKNIDATTELKDRLVTSLTTWKLKLEDTLSQKDSGYPEYLKQIFNKSTAVEIYDNIPFSSKYDINDYNFYFPFNDAYFLDIDRYYSIRNEFISKYNKLSYAEKVAVEFIRNIVFNANIAADKGYKTYTDDYKFYLIFASSDYYFSELVQRQMNFATCQSYIEEYINEIKENPVRKNKLLQKRDELVKKYHVSLKKFFHGVNEATFEFDDSSRKNYSEVWDIQLDFESFFDNIDVEGL, from the coding sequence ATGTTTGGGGAAAAAATTTGTGTTTTATTAGTATCATTGGTATTAATAATAAGTTGTAATTTAAAATCTTCGGATCTTGCTAAAGATGGTAAGGGATTGGAAAATTCTTTTGGTAAATCTGTTGTTGTTGGTCCTTTATATGAAGTTAATAGGTTTGTAGATGAGCCTTTTAGTCCAAGAGTGGAATATGATACACCAGCTGTAAGAAAGGGTGTTGAAGAAATGGGTATGGGTATAGATATTGGTGATATGGATGTTGAGCTTGATAATTTGCTTACTAGACTTAATATACAAAAAGAAGATAGAGATGTATTTGTTTATCTAAAAAAAGTATTATGTGATCCTACTATTACGGATGATCAAGGTGTTTATAAGACATATACAGTTTCTGAGTTTCATGATTTGTTGGATAGTTGGGGAGCAGGGCAAGTTTCAGTTATTAGGTCAAAGTTAATTAGAGTTTTTACTTCATTAAAAGCATCACGGGTATTGATTGGTGATTGTAGGAACAATATTCTTAAGCAAGGTTTATTGAATAGATTGATGTTTGTAAAGAAAGAGTATGAACGTTATCTTAAGAAAGTATTTGATAGTTCTGATTTTTCGATTATTAAAGTTTCTCTTGAGTATCACAATCCTTATTATGGAAAATTCGAACTTATTGAAATCGATGCATCAAATTTTAAAGATTTAACAGATGTGAGAGATCGTTATTCGGCATTTGTTGATGATGACCAAAAAGGAATTCAAGAGATAAGAAACATATTAACTTCTGCTAATATTGCTAGAGGTCAAAATTTGAAGACATATAGTGATGATGAGTTTGATATTTTATTTAGTAGTTGGAGTAATTATCAACTTAAAAGAGTTGTTAGAATGCATTTGGGATATATGAGAAGGGCAAGAGATGTTAAAGTTCAAATTGGTTATTTTGATAATATGAAAAATATAGATGCCACCACAGAGTTAAAAGATAGACTAGTTACGAGTTTGACAACATGGAAGCTAAAATTAGAAGATACATTGTCTCAAAAAGACAGCGGTTATCCAGAGTATTTAAAACAAATATTTAACAAGTCTACTGCTGTTGAAATTTATGACAATATTCCATTTTCTTCAAAGTATGATATTAATGATTATAACTTTTATTTTCCTTTTAATGATGCATATTTTTTGGATATTGATAGATATTATTCTATTCGTAACGAATTTATTTCCAAGTATAATAAATTATCTTATGCAGAAAAAGTAGCAGTTGAATTTATAAGAAACATAGTATTTAATGCTAATATTGCTGCCGATAAGGGTTATAAAACATATACAGATGATTATAAATTTTATCTTATCTTTGCAAGCAGTGATTATTATTTTTCAGAACTAGTACAGCGTCAAATGAACTTTGCTACTTGTCAATCTTATATTGAAGAGTATATTAATGAGATTAAGGAAAACCCTGTTAGAAAGAACAAACTTTTACAAAAGAGAGATGAGCTAGTAAAAAAATATCATGTTAGTTTGAAAAAATTCTTTCATGGTGTTAATGAGGCTACTTTTGAATTTGATGATTCTTCACGGAAAAATTATAGTGAAGTATGGGACATTCAACTTGATTTTGAAAGCTTTTTTGATAATATTGATGTTGAAGGTTTGTAA
- a CDS encoding BTA121 domain-containing protein surface lipoprotein, translating into MVRGKDFFLLLLLVLMVIDCNLKSPKVLNSEIPSNMGFVSRKSLEQNSLFNTFEDFLENSVEIRDIDVNKLLDKFKISDEGKELVSYIKKILCDPDVVDNKSDYKIYTKSEFCNLLNNLGSDGVYELRKHLWWSYSLLKKAEAAVKGINNNVKRAELQLKLDLNKNSYHLDLGKIFSESNIGDIYDNIVNYENRFVKSFVDIQQSALGMIDSENPDVNPDVKSFVKLAEGLSVDEQKAIKYIKQIIVDSNTSACQFCIEYSDDGFDALLGNWTFSQIQRLARMCLKYLEMRDDIEYKINNLDKIEEIEATKEVQNGIKSVLTLLKDFFIFSWSIFKDKYPQYLQSLFSKSTAAEVYESIPSLDFLFDPKFTKDFLIFNYVMNYYYNAMQDFPVIYNKLSDSEKKEVEDMRLKVVDSSVNNLSSENTVVDYEFYSLLGDGRFFLPALSAHIKVMKIIKEKDDFVDMIHIELKDSDMLSIISDDFDKFVLNYPAYLKQLFLRLKKDSKNFFDFTDSNLYQHDYKNEFEKIMNKIGEIYNIKKAEELKKSGS; encoded by the coding sequence ATGGTTAGGGGAAAAGATTTTTTTTTATTGTTATTACTAGTGTTAATGGTAATAGATTGTAATTTAAAATCTCCAAAAGTTTTGAATTCTGAAATACCATCAAATATGGGCTTTGTGTCTAGAAAATCATTGGAACAAAATAGTTTATTTAATACGTTTGAAGACTTTTTGGAAAATAGTGTTGAGATTAGAGATATTGATGTTAATAAGTTACTTGATAAATTTAAAATTTCGGATGAAGGCAAAGAATTAGTTTCGTATATAAAAAAAATATTGTGTGATCCTGATGTTGTAGATAATAAAAGTGATTATAAGATATATACAAAATCTGAATTTTGTAATTTGTTAAATAATTTGGGGTCTGATGGGGTTTATGAATTAAGGAAGCATTTATGGTGGTCTTATAGTTTGTTAAAAAAAGCAGAGGCAGCTGTTAAAGGTATTAATAACAATGTAAAAAGAGCAGAATTACAATTGAAATTAGATCTTAACAAAAATTCTTATCATTTAGATTTAGGAAAAATATTTAGTGAATCAAATATTGGCGATATATATGACAACATTGTCAATTATGAAAATCGTTTTGTCAAGAGTTTTGTTGATATTCAACAAAGTGCATTGGGGATGATTGATTCCGAAAATCCTGATGTAAATCCTGATGTAAAATCTTTTGTAAAACTTGCAGAGGGGCTTTCTGTTGATGAACAGAAGGCAATTAAGTATATCAAACAAATAATAGTTGATTCTAATACTAGTGCATGTCAATTTTGTATTGAATATAGTGATGATGGTTTTGATGCTTTGCTAGGCAATTGGACTTTCAGTCAAATTCAGAGACTTGCAAGAATGTGTTTAAAATATCTTGAAATGAGAGATGATATTGAATATAAAATTAATAATCTTGATAAGATAGAAGAAATAGAAGCTACTAAAGAGGTTCAAAATGGAATAAAATCGGTTTTAACTTTATTAAAGGATTTTTTTATTTTTTCTTGGTCTATTTTTAAGGATAAGTATCCACAATATTTACAAAGTTTATTTAGTAAGTCTACTGCTGCTGAAGTTTATGAGAGTATTCCATCTCTCGATTTTCTTTTTGATCCTAAGTTTACAAAAGATTTTTTGATTTTTAATTATGTAATGAATTATTATTATAATGCTATGCAGGATTTTCCAGTTATATATAATAAGTTGTCTGATTCAGAAAAAAAAGAAGTTGAGGATATGAGATTAAAAGTAGTTGATTCTTCTGTTAATAATTTATCATCTGAAAATACTGTTGTTGATTATGAATTTTATTCTTTATTAGGTGATGGTAGATTTTTTCTTCCAGCACTTTCTGCTCATATTAAAGTTATGAAGATCATCAAAGAGAAAGATGATTTTGTAGATATGATTCACATTGAGCTTAAAGATTCTGATATGTTATCAATAATAAGTGATGATTTTGATAAGTTTGTACTTAATTATCCTGCATATTTGAAACAATTGTTTTTGCGATTAAAAAAAGATAGTAAAAATTTTTTTGACTTTACTGATAGTAATTTGTATCAACATGATTATAAGAATGAATTTGAGAAAATTATGAATAAAATTGGGGAAATTTATAATATTAAAAAGGCTGAGGAATTGAAAAAATCTGGATCATGA